The following are encoded in a window of Pongo abelii isolate AG06213 chromosome 16, NHGRI_mPonAbe1-v2.0_pri, whole genome shotgun sequence genomic DNA:
- the MAN2A2 gene encoding alpha-mannosidase 2x isoform X1, with amino-acid sequence MKLKKQVTVCGAAIFCVAVFSLYLMLDRVQHDPTRHQNGGNFPRSQISVLQNRIEQLEQLLEENHEIISHIKDSVLELTANAEGPPAMLPYYTVNGSWVVPPEPRPSFFSISPQDCQFALGGRGQKPELQMLTVSEELPFDNVDGGVWRQGFDISYDPHDWDAEDLQVFVVPHSHNDPGWIKTFDKYYTEQTQHILNSMVSKLQEDPRRRFLWAEVSFFAKWWDNINAQKRAAVRRLVGNGQLEIATGGWVMPDEANSHYFALIDQLIEGHQWLERNLGATPRSGWAVDPFGYSSTMPYLLRRANLTSMLIQRVHYAIKKHFAATHSLEFMWRQTWDSDSSTDIFCHMMPFYSYDVPHTCGPDPKICCQFDFKRLPGGRINCPWKVPPRAITEANVAERAALLLDQYRKKSRLFRSNVLLVPLGDDFRYDKPQEWDAQFFNYQRLFDFFNSRPDLHVQAQFGTLSDYFDALYKRTGVEPGARPPGFPVLSGDFFSYADREDHYWTGYYTSRPFYKSLDRVLEAHLRGAEVLYSLAAAHARRSGLAGRYPLSDFTLLTEARRTLGLFQHHDAITGTAKEAVVVDYGVRLLRSLVNLKQVIIHAAHYLVLGDKETYHFDPEAPFLQVDDTRLSHDALPERTVIQLDSSPRFVVLFNPLEQERFSMVSLLVNSPRVRVLSEEGQPLAVQIGAHWSSATEAVPDVYQVSVPVRLPALGLGVLQLQLGLDGHRTLPSSVRIYLHGRQLSVSRHEAFPLRVIDSGTSDFALSNRYMQVWFSGLTGLLKSIRRVDEEQEQQVDMQVLVYGTRTSKDKSGAYLFLPDGEAKPYVPKEPPVLRVTEGPFFSEVVVYYEHIHQAVRLYNLPGVEGLSLDISSLVDIRDYVNKELALRIHTDIDSQGIFFTDLNGFQVQPRRYLKKLPLQANFYPMPVMAYIQDAQKRLTLHTAQALGVSSLKDGQLEVILDRRLMQDDNRGLGQGLKDNKRTCNRFRLLLERRTVGSEPDFFSKLAAMFRGLIFHSSRSGNREVQDSHSTSYPSLLSHLTSMYLNTPALALPVARTQLPGPGLRSFHPLASSLPCDFHLLNLRTLQAEEDTLPSAETALILHRKGFDCGLEAKNLGFNCTTSQGKVALGSLFHGLDVVFLQPTSLTLLYPLASPSNSTDVYLEPMEIATFRLRLG; translated from the exons ATGAAGCTGAAAAAGCAGGTGACAGTGTGTGGGGCTGCCATCTTCTGTGTGGCAGTCTTCTCGCTCTACCTCATGCTGGACCGAGTGCAACACGATCCCACCCGACACCAGAATGGTGGGAACTTCCCCCGG AGCCAAATTTCTGTGCTGCAGAACCGCATTGAGCAGCTGGAGCAGCTTTTGGAGGAGAACCATGAGATTATCAGCCATATCAAGGACTCCGTGCTGGAGCTGACAGCCAACGCAGAGGGCCCACCCGCCATGCTGCCCTACTACACGGTCAATGGCTCCTGGGTGGTACCACCGGAGCCCCGGCCCAGCTTCTTCTCCATCTCCCCCCAGGACTGCCAGTTTGCTTTGGGGGGCCGGGGTCAGAAGCCAGAGCTGCAG ATGCTCACTGTGTCGGAGGAGCTGCCGTTTGACAATGTGGATGGTGGTGTGTGGAGGCAAGGCTTCGACATCTCCTACGACCCGCACGACTGGGATGCTGAAGACCTGCAGGTGTTTGTGGTGCCCCACTCTCACAATGACCCAG GCTGGATCAAGACCTTTGACAAGTACTACACGGAGCAGACCCAACACATCCTCAATAGCATGGTGTCTAAGCTGCAGGAGGATCCCCGGCGGCGCTTCCTCTGGGCAGAGGTCTCCTTCTTCGCCAAGTGGTGGGACAACATCAATGCCCAAAAGAGAGCGGCAGTCCGAAG GCTGGTAGGAAACGGGCAGCTGGAGATTGCGACAGGAGGCTGGGTGATGCCGGATGAGGCCAATTCCCACTACTTTGCATTGATTGACCAGCTCATCGAAGGACACCAGTGGCTGGAGAGAAATCTTG GTGCAACCCCCCGCTCTGGCTGGGCAGTGGACCCCTTTGGATACAGCTCCACCATGCCTTACCTGCTGCGCCGTGCCAACCTCACCAGCATGCTGATTCAGAGAGTGCACTATGCCATCAAGAAGCACTTTGCTGCCACCCACAGCCTAGAGTTCATGTGGAGGCAGACATGGG ACTCGGACTCCAGCACAGACATCTTCTGTCACATGATGCCCTTCTACAGCTATGACGTCCCCCATACCTGTGGCCCAGATCCCAAGATCTGCTGCCAGTTTGATTTCAAACGCCTGCCTGGTGGGCGCATCAACTGCCCTTGGAAGGTGCCACCCCGGGCCATCACAGAGGCCAATGTGGCAGAGAG GGCAGCCCTGCTCCTGGACCAATACCGGAAGAAGTCCCGGCTGTTCCGAAGCAACGTCCTCCTGGTGCCTCTTGGAGATGACTTCCGATATGACAAGCCCCAGGAGTGGGATGCCCAGTTCTTCAACTACCAGCGGCTCTTTGACTTCTTCAACAGCAGGCCTGACCTCCATGTGCAG GCCCAGTTTGGCACTCTTTCTGACTATTTTGATGCCCTGTACAAGAGGACAGGGGTGGAGCCAGGGGCCCGGCCTCCAGGGTTTCCTGTGCTGAGCGGGGATTTCTTCTCCTATGCGGACCGGGAGGATCATTACTGGACAGGCTATTACACTTCCCGGCCCTTCTACAAGAGCTTAGACCGAGTCCTGGAAGCCCACCTgcg GGGGGCAGAGGTTCTGTACAGCCTGGCTGCAGCTCACGCTCGCCGCTCTGGCCTGGCTGGCCGGTACCCACTGTCTGACTTCACCCTCCTGACGGAAGCTCGGCGCACACTGGGGCTCTTCCAGCATCACGATGCCATCACTGGCACAGCCAAGGAGGCTGTGGTGGTGGACTATGGGGTCAG GCTTCTGCGCTCCCTTGTCAACCTGAAGCAGGTCATCATTCATGCAGCCCACTATCTGGTGCTGGGGGACAAGGAGACCTACCACTTTGACCCTGAGGCGCCCTTCCTCCAAGTG GATGACACTCGCTTAAGTCACGACGCCCTCCCAGAGCGCACGGTGATCCAGCTGGATTCCTCGCCCAG GTTTGTGGTCCTATTCAACCCGCTGGAACAGGAGCGATTCAGCATGGTGTCCCTGCTGGTCAACTCTCCCCGCGTGCGCGTCCTTTCGGAGGAGGGTCAGCCCCTGGCCGTGCAGATCGGCGCACACTGGAGCTCTGCCACCGAGGCGGTCCCTGACGTCTACCAG GTGTCTGTGCCTGTCCGCCTgccagccctgggcctgggcGTGCTGCAGCTGCAGCTGGGCCTTGATGGGCACCGCACGCTGCCCTCCTCTGTGCGCATCTACCTGCATGGCCGGCAGCTGTCCGTCAGCAGGCACGAAGCGTTCCCTCTCCGTGTCATTGACTCTGGCACCAGTGACTTCGCCCTCAGCAACCGCTACATGCAggtctggttctcaggccttacTGGGCTCCTCAAG AGCATCCGAAGGGTGGATGAGGAGCAGGAGCAGCAGGTGGACATGCAGGTCCTTGTCTATGGCACCCGTACGTCCAAAGACAAGAGTGGAGCCTACCTCTTCCTGCCCGATGGCGAGGCCAAG CCCTACGTCCCCAAGGAGCCCCCCGTGCTGCGTGTCACTGAAGGCCCTTTCTTCTCAGAGGTGGTTGTGTACTATGAGCACATTCACCAGGCGGTCCGGCTTTACAATCTGCCAG GGGTGGAGGGGCTGTCTCTGGACATATCATCCCTGGTGGACATCCGGGACTACGTCAACAAGGAGCTGGCCCTGCGCATCCATACAGACATCGACAGCCAGGGTATCTTCTTCACAGACCTCAATGGCTTTCAG GTGCAGCCCCGACGGTATCTGAAGAAGCTCCCCCTCCAGGCCAACTTCTACCCCATGCCAGTCATGGCCTATATCCAGGACGCACAGAAGCGCCTCACGCTGCACACTGCCCAGGCCCTGGGTGTCTCTAGCCTCAAAGATG GCCAGCTGGAGGTGATCTTGGACCGGCGGCTGATGCAGGATGACAACCGGGGCCTAGGCCAAGGGCTCAAGGACAACAAGAGAACCTGCAACCGTTTCCGCCTCCTGCTAGAGCGGCGAACCGTGGGCAGCGAG CCTGACTTTTTCTCCAAACTGGCAGCCATGTTTAGGGGCTTGATCTTTCACAGCAGCAGGAGCGGTAACCGAGAG GTCCAAGATAGTCACTCTACCAGCTACCCATCCCTCCTCAGCCACCTGACCTCCATGTACCTGAACACCCCGGCGCTCGCTCTGCCTGTAGCCAGGACGCAGCTCCCAGGCCCTGGTCTGCGCTCATTTCATCCTCTGGCTTCCTCACTGCCCTGTGACTTCCACCTGCTCAACCTACGTACGCTCCAGGCTGAG GAGGACACCCTACCCTCGGCGGAGACCGCACTCATCTTACACCGCAAGGGTTTTGACTGCGGCCTGGAGGCCAAGAACTTGGGCTTCAACTGCACCACAAGCCAAGGCAAG GTAGCCCTGGGGAGCCTGTTCCATGGCCTGGATGTGGTATTCCTTCAGCCAACCTCCTTGACATTACTGTACCCTCTGGCCTCCCCGTCCAACAGCACTGATGTCTATTTGGAGCCCATGGAGATTGCTACCTTTCGCCTCCGCTTGGGTTAG
- the MAN2A2 gene encoding alpha-mannosidase 2x isoform X2 — MDVPLQQPSGTHWGIWWKDCHGHFACWSYRWCPFCQVCVEASMKLKKQVTVCGAAIFCVAVFSLYLMLDRVQHDPTRHQNGGNFPRSQISVLQNRIEQLEQLLEENHEIISHIKDSVLELTANAEGPPAMLPYYTVNGSWVVPPEPRPSFFSISPQDCQFALGGRGQKPELQMLTVSEELPFDNVDGGVWRQGFDISYDPHDWDAEDLQVFVVPHSHNDPGWIKTFDKYYTEQTQHILNSMVSKLQEDPRRRFLWAEVSFFAKWWDNINAQKRAAVRRLVGNGQLEIATGGWVMPDEANSHYFALIDQLIEGHQWLERNLGATPRSGWAVDPFGYSSTMPYLLRRANLTSMLIQRVHYAIKKHFAATHSLEFMWRQTWDSDSSTDIFCHMMPFYSYDVPHTCGPDPKICCQFDFKRLPGGRINCPWKVPPRAITEANVAERAALLLDQYRKKSRLFRSNVLLVPLGDDFRYDKPQEWDAQFFNYQRLFDFFNSRPDLHVQAQFGTLSDYFDALYKRTGVEPGARPPGFPVLSGDFFSYADREDHYWTGYYTSRPFYKSLDRVLEAHLRGAEVLYSLAAAHARRSGLAGRYPLSDFTLLTEARRTLGLFQHHDAITGTAKEAVVVDYGVRLLRSLVNLKQVIIHAAHYLVLGDKETYHFDPEAPFLQVDDTRLSHDALPERTVIQLDSSPRFVVLFNPLEQERFSMVSLLVNSPRVRVLSEEGQPLAVQIGAHWSSATEAVPDVYQVSVPVRLPALGLGVLQLQLGLDGHRTLPSSVRIYLHGRQLSVSRHEAFPLRVIDSGTSDFALSNRYMQVWFSGLTGLLKSIRRVDEEQEQQVDMQVLVYGTRTSKDKSGAYLFLPDGEAKPYVPKEPPVLRVTEGPFFSEVVVYYEHIHQAVRLYNLPGVEGLSLDISSLVDIRDYVNKELALRIHTDIDSQGIFFTDLNGFQVQPRRYLKKLPLQANFYPMPVMAYIQDAQKRLTLHTAQALGVSSLKDGQLEVILDRRLMQDDNRGLGQGLKDNKRTCNRFRLLLERRTVGSEPDFFSKLAAMFRGLIFHSSRSGNREVQDSHSTSYPSLLSHLTSMYLNTPALALPVARTQLPGPGLRSFHPLASSLPCDFHLLNLRTLQAEEDTLPSAETALILHRKGFDCGLEAKNLGFNCTTSQGKVALGSLFHGLDVVFLQPTSLTLLYPLASPSNSTDVYLEPMEIATFRLRLG, encoded by the exons ATGGATGTTCCTTTGCAACAGCCCTCAGGAACTCACTGGGGCATTTGGTGGAAAGACTGCCACGGGCATTTTGCATGCTGGAGCTACAGATGGTGTCCTTTCTGCCAGGTGTGTGTGGAGGCCAGTATGAAGCTGAAAAAGCAGGTGACAGTGTGTGGGGCTGCCATCTTCTGTGTGGCAGTCTTCTCGCTCTACCTCATGCTGGACCGAGTGCAACACGATCCCACCCGACACCAGAATGGTGGGAACTTCCCCCGG AGCCAAATTTCTGTGCTGCAGAACCGCATTGAGCAGCTGGAGCAGCTTTTGGAGGAGAACCATGAGATTATCAGCCATATCAAGGACTCCGTGCTGGAGCTGACAGCCAACGCAGAGGGCCCACCCGCCATGCTGCCCTACTACACGGTCAATGGCTCCTGGGTGGTACCACCGGAGCCCCGGCCCAGCTTCTTCTCCATCTCCCCCCAGGACTGCCAGTTTGCTTTGGGGGGCCGGGGTCAGAAGCCAGAGCTGCAG ATGCTCACTGTGTCGGAGGAGCTGCCGTTTGACAATGTGGATGGTGGTGTGTGGAGGCAAGGCTTCGACATCTCCTACGACCCGCACGACTGGGATGCTGAAGACCTGCAGGTGTTTGTGGTGCCCCACTCTCACAATGACCCAG GCTGGATCAAGACCTTTGACAAGTACTACACGGAGCAGACCCAACACATCCTCAATAGCATGGTGTCTAAGCTGCAGGAGGATCCCCGGCGGCGCTTCCTCTGGGCAGAGGTCTCCTTCTTCGCCAAGTGGTGGGACAACATCAATGCCCAAAAGAGAGCGGCAGTCCGAAG GCTGGTAGGAAACGGGCAGCTGGAGATTGCGACAGGAGGCTGGGTGATGCCGGATGAGGCCAATTCCCACTACTTTGCATTGATTGACCAGCTCATCGAAGGACACCAGTGGCTGGAGAGAAATCTTG GTGCAACCCCCCGCTCTGGCTGGGCAGTGGACCCCTTTGGATACAGCTCCACCATGCCTTACCTGCTGCGCCGTGCCAACCTCACCAGCATGCTGATTCAGAGAGTGCACTATGCCATCAAGAAGCACTTTGCTGCCACCCACAGCCTAGAGTTCATGTGGAGGCAGACATGGG ACTCGGACTCCAGCACAGACATCTTCTGTCACATGATGCCCTTCTACAGCTATGACGTCCCCCATACCTGTGGCCCAGATCCCAAGATCTGCTGCCAGTTTGATTTCAAACGCCTGCCTGGTGGGCGCATCAACTGCCCTTGGAAGGTGCCACCCCGGGCCATCACAGAGGCCAATGTGGCAGAGAG GGCAGCCCTGCTCCTGGACCAATACCGGAAGAAGTCCCGGCTGTTCCGAAGCAACGTCCTCCTGGTGCCTCTTGGAGATGACTTCCGATATGACAAGCCCCAGGAGTGGGATGCCCAGTTCTTCAACTACCAGCGGCTCTTTGACTTCTTCAACAGCAGGCCTGACCTCCATGTGCAG GCCCAGTTTGGCACTCTTTCTGACTATTTTGATGCCCTGTACAAGAGGACAGGGGTGGAGCCAGGGGCCCGGCCTCCAGGGTTTCCTGTGCTGAGCGGGGATTTCTTCTCCTATGCGGACCGGGAGGATCATTACTGGACAGGCTATTACACTTCCCGGCCCTTCTACAAGAGCTTAGACCGAGTCCTGGAAGCCCACCTgcg GGGGGCAGAGGTTCTGTACAGCCTGGCTGCAGCTCACGCTCGCCGCTCTGGCCTGGCTGGCCGGTACCCACTGTCTGACTTCACCCTCCTGACGGAAGCTCGGCGCACACTGGGGCTCTTCCAGCATCACGATGCCATCACTGGCACAGCCAAGGAGGCTGTGGTGGTGGACTATGGGGTCAG GCTTCTGCGCTCCCTTGTCAACCTGAAGCAGGTCATCATTCATGCAGCCCACTATCTGGTGCTGGGGGACAAGGAGACCTACCACTTTGACCCTGAGGCGCCCTTCCTCCAAGTG GATGACACTCGCTTAAGTCACGACGCCCTCCCAGAGCGCACGGTGATCCAGCTGGATTCCTCGCCCAG GTTTGTGGTCCTATTCAACCCGCTGGAACAGGAGCGATTCAGCATGGTGTCCCTGCTGGTCAACTCTCCCCGCGTGCGCGTCCTTTCGGAGGAGGGTCAGCCCCTGGCCGTGCAGATCGGCGCACACTGGAGCTCTGCCACCGAGGCGGTCCCTGACGTCTACCAG GTGTCTGTGCCTGTCCGCCTgccagccctgggcctgggcGTGCTGCAGCTGCAGCTGGGCCTTGATGGGCACCGCACGCTGCCCTCCTCTGTGCGCATCTACCTGCATGGCCGGCAGCTGTCCGTCAGCAGGCACGAAGCGTTCCCTCTCCGTGTCATTGACTCTGGCACCAGTGACTTCGCCCTCAGCAACCGCTACATGCAggtctggttctcaggccttacTGGGCTCCTCAAG AGCATCCGAAGGGTGGATGAGGAGCAGGAGCAGCAGGTGGACATGCAGGTCCTTGTCTATGGCACCCGTACGTCCAAAGACAAGAGTGGAGCCTACCTCTTCCTGCCCGATGGCGAGGCCAAG CCCTACGTCCCCAAGGAGCCCCCCGTGCTGCGTGTCACTGAAGGCCCTTTCTTCTCAGAGGTGGTTGTGTACTATGAGCACATTCACCAGGCGGTCCGGCTTTACAATCTGCCAG GGGTGGAGGGGCTGTCTCTGGACATATCATCCCTGGTGGACATCCGGGACTACGTCAACAAGGAGCTGGCCCTGCGCATCCATACAGACATCGACAGCCAGGGTATCTTCTTCACAGACCTCAATGGCTTTCAG GTGCAGCCCCGACGGTATCTGAAGAAGCTCCCCCTCCAGGCCAACTTCTACCCCATGCCAGTCATGGCCTATATCCAGGACGCACAGAAGCGCCTCACGCTGCACACTGCCCAGGCCCTGGGTGTCTCTAGCCTCAAAGATG GCCAGCTGGAGGTGATCTTGGACCGGCGGCTGATGCAGGATGACAACCGGGGCCTAGGCCAAGGGCTCAAGGACAACAAGAGAACCTGCAACCGTTTCCGCCTCCTGCTAGAGCGGCGAACCGTGGGCAGCGAG CCTGACTTTTTCTCCAAACTGGCAGCCATGTTTAGGGGCTTGATCTTTCACAGCAGCAGGAGCGGTAACCGAGAG GTCCAAGATAGTCACTCTACCAGCTACCCATCCCTCCTCAGCCACCTGACCTCCATGTACCTGAACACCCCGGCGCTCGCTCTGCCTGTAGCCAGGACGCAGCTCCCAGGCCCTGGTCTGCGCTCATTTCATCCTCTGGCTTCCTCACTGCCCTGTGACTTCCACCTGCTCAACCTACGTACGCTCCAGGCTGAG GAGGACACCCTACCCTCGGCGGAGACCGCACTCATCTTACACCGCAAGGGTTTTGACTGCGGCCTGGAGGCCAAGAACTTGGGCTTCAACTGCACCACAAGCCAAGGCAAG GTAGCCCTGGGGAGCCTGTTCCATGGCCTGGATGTGGTATTCCTTCAGCCAACCTCCTTGACATTACTGTACCCTCTGGCCTCCCCGTCCAACAGCACTGATGTCTATTTGGAGCCCATGGAGATTGCTACCTTTCGCCTCCGCTTGGGTTAG
- the MAN2A2 gene encoding alpha-mannosidase 2x isoform X4: MDVPLQQPSGTHWGIWWKDCHGHFACWSYRWCPFCQVCVEASMKLKKQVTVCGAAIFCVAVFSLYLMLDRVQHDPTRHQNGGNFPRSQISVLQNRIEQLEQLLEENHEIISHIKDSVLELTANAEGPPAMLPYYTVNGSWVVPPEPRPSFFSISPQDCQFALGGRGQKPELQMLTVSEELPFDNVDGGVWRQGFDISYDPHDWDAEDLQVFVVPHSHNDPGWIKTFDKYYTEQTQHILNSMVSKLQEDPRRRFLWAEVSFFAKWWDNINAQKRAAVRRLVGNGQLEIATGGWVMPDEANSHYFALIDQLIEGHQWLERNLGATPRSGWAVDPFGYSSTMPYLLRRANLTSMLIQRVHYAIKKHFAATHSLEFMWRQTWDSDSSTDIFCHMMPFYSYDVPHTCGPDPKICCQFDFKRLPGGRINCPWKVPPRAITEANVAERAALLLDQYRKKSRLFRSNVLLVPLGDDFRYDKPQEWDAQFFNYQRLFDFFNSRPDLHVQAQFGTLSDYFDALYKRTGVEPGARPPGFPVLSGDFFSYADREDHYWTGYYTSRPFYKSLDRVLEAHLRGAEVLYSLAAAHARRSGLAGRYPLSDFTLLTEARRTLGLFQHHDAITGTAKEAVVVDYGVRLLRSLVNLKQVIIHAAHYLVLGDKETYHFDPEAPFLQVDDTRLSHDALPERTVIQLDSSPRFVVLFNPLEQERFSMVSLLVNSPRVRVLSEEGQPLAVQIGAHWSSATEAVPDVYQVSVPVRLPALGLGVLQLQLGLDGHRTLPSSVRIYLHGRQLSVSRHEAFPLRVIDSGTSDFALSNRYMQVWFSGLTGLLKSIRRVDEEQEQQVDMQVLVYGTRTSKDKSGAYLFLPDGEAKPYVPKEPPVLRVTEGPFFSEVVVYYEHIHQAVRLYNLPGVEGLSLDISSLVDIRDYVNKELALRIHTDIDSQGIFFTDLNGFQVQPRRYLKKLPLQANFYPMPVMAYIQDAQKRLTLHTAQALGVSSLKDGQLEVILDRRLMQDDNRGLGQGLKDNKRTCNRFRLLLERRTVGSEVQDSHSTSYPSLLSHLTSMYLNTPALALPVARTQLPGPGLRSFHPLASSLPCDFHLLNLRTLQAEEDTLPSAETALILHRKGFDCGLEAKNLGFNCTTSQGKVALGSLFHGLDVVFLQPTSLTLLYPLASPSNSTDVYLEPMEIATFRLRLG, from the exons ATGGATGTTCCTTTGCAACAGCCCTCAGGAACTCACTGGGGCATTTGGTGGAAAGACTGCCACGGGCATTTTGCATGCTGGAGCTACAGATGGTGTCCTTTCTGCCAGGTGTGTGTGGAGGCCAGTATGAAGCTGAAAAAGCAGGTGACAGTGTGTGGGGCTGCCATCTTCTGTGTGGCAGTCTTCTCGCTCTACCTCATGCTGGACCGAGTGCAACACGATCCCACCCGACACCAGAATGGTGGGAACTTCCCCCGG AGCCAAATTTCTGTGCTGCAGAACCGCATTGAGCAGCTGGAGCAGCTTTTGGAGGAGAACCATGAGATTATCAGCCATATCAAGGACTCCGTGCTGGAGCTGACAGCCAACGCAGAGGGCCCACCCGCCATGCTGCCCTACTACACGGTCAATGGCTCCTGGGTGGTACCACCGGAGCCCCGGCCCAGCTTCTTCTCCATCTCCCCCCAGGACTGCCAGTTTGCTTTGGGGGGCCGGGGTCAGAAGCCAGAGCTGCAG ATGCTCACTGTGTCGGAGGAGCTGCCGTTTGACAATGTGGATGGTGGTGTGTGGAGGCAAGGCTTCGACATCTCCTACGACCCGCACGACTGGGATGCTGAAGACCTGCAGGTGTTTGTGGTGCCCCACTCTCACAATGACCCAG GCTGGATCAAGACCTTTGACAAGTACTACACGGAGCAGACCCAACACATCCTCAATAGCATGGTGTCTAAGCTGCAGGAGGATCCCCGGCGGCGCTTCCTCTGGGCAGAGGTCTCCTTCTTCGCCAAGTGGTGGGACAACATCAATGCCCAAAAGAGAGCGGCAGTCCGAAG GCTGGTAGGAAACGGGCAGCTGGAGATTGCGACAGGAGGCTGGGTGATGCCGGATGAGGCCAATTCCCACTACTTTGCATTGATTGACCAGCTCATCGAAGGACACCAGTGGCTGGAGAGAAATCTTG GTGCAACCCCCCGCTCTGGCTGGGCAGTGGACCCCTTTGGATACAGCTCCACCATGCCTTACCTGCTGCGCCGTGCCAACCTCACCAGCATGCTGATTCAGAGAGTGCACTATGCCATCAAGAAGCACTTTGCTGCCACCCACAGCCTAGAGTTCATGTGGAGGCAGACATGGG ACTCGGACTCCAGCACAGACATCTTCTGTCACATGATGCCCTTCTACAGCTATGACGTCCCCCATACCTGTGGCCCAGATCCCAAGATCTGCTGCCAGTTTGATTTCAAACGCCTGCCTGGTGGGCGCATCAACTGCCCTTGGAAGGTGCCACCCCGGGCCATCACAGAGGCCAATGTGGCAGAGAG GGCAGCCCTGCTCCTGGACCAATACCGGAAGAAGTCCCGGCTGTTCCGAAGCAACGTCCTCCTGGTGCCTCTTGGAGATGACTTCCGATATGACAAGCCCCAGGAGTGGGATGCCCAGTTCTTCAACTACCAGCGGCTCTTTGACTTCTTCAACAGCAGGCCTGACCTCCATGTGCAG GCCCAGTTTGGCACTCTTTCTGACTATTTTGATGCCCTGTACAAGAGGACAGGGGTGGAGCCAGGGGCCCGGCCTCCAGGGTTTCCTGTGCTGAGCGGGGATTTCTTCTCCTATGCGGACCGGGAGGATCATTACTGGACAGGCTATTACACTTCCCGGCCCTTCTACAAGAGCTTAGACCGAGTCCTGGAAGCCCACCTgcg GGGGGCAGAGGTTCTGTACAGCCTGGCTGCAGCTCACGCTCGCCGCTCTGGCCTGGCTGGCCGGTACCCACTGTCTGACTTCACCCTCCTGACGGAAGCTCGGCGCACACTGGGGCTCTTCCAGCATCACGATGCCATCACTGGCACAGCCAAGGAGGCTGTGGTGGTGGACTATGGGGTCAG GCTTCTGCGCTCCCTTGTCAACCTGAAGCAGGTCATCATTCATGCAGCCCACTATCTGGTGCTGGGGGACAAGGAGACCTACCACTTTGACCCTGAGGCGCCCTTCCTCCAAGTG GATGACACTCGCTTAAGTCACGACGCCCTCCCAGAGCGCACGGTGATCCAGCTGGATTCCTCGCCCAG GTTTGTGGTCCTATTCAACCCGCTGGAACAGGAGCGATTCAGCATGGTGTCCCTGCTGGTCAACTCTCCCCGCGTGCGCGTCCTTTCGGAGGAGGGTCAGCCCCTGGCCGTGCAGATCGGCGCACACTGGAGCTCTGCCACCGAGGCGGTCCCTGACGTCTACCAG GTGTCTGTGCCTGTCCGCCTgccagccctgggcctgggcGTGCTGCAGCTGCAGCTGGGCCTTGATGGGCACCGCACGCTGCCCTCCTCTGTGCGCATCTACCTGCATGGCCGGCAGCTGTCCGTCAGCAGGCACGAAGCGTTCCCTCTCCGTGTCATTGACTCTGGCACCAGTGACTTCGCCCTCAGCAACCGCTACATGCAggtctggttctcaggccttacTGGGCTCCTCAAG AGCATCCGAAGGGTGGATGAGGAGCAGGAGCAGCAGGTGGACATGCAGGTCCTTGTCTATGGCACCCGTACGTCCAAAGACAAGAGTGGAGCCTACCTCTTCCTGCCCGATGGCGAGGCCAAG CCCTACGTCCCCAAGGAGCCCCCCGTGCTGCGTGTCACTGAAGGCCCTTTCTTCTCAGAGGTGGTTGTGTACTATGAGCACATTCACCAGGCGGTCCGGCTTTACAATCTGCCAG GGGTGGAGGGGCTGTCTCTGGACATATCATCCCTGGTGGACATCCGGGACTACGTCAACAAGGAGCTGGCCCTGCGCATCCATACAGACATCGACAGCCAGGGTATCTTCTTCACAGACCTCAATGGCTTTCAG GTGCAGCCCCGACGGTATCTGAAGAAGCTCCCCCTCCAGGCCAACTTCTACCCCATGCCAGTCATGGCCTATATCCAGGACGCACAGAAGCGCCTCACGCTGCACACTGCCCAGGCCCTGGGTGTCTCTAGCCTCAAAGATG GCCAGCTGGAGGTGATCTTGGACCGGCGGCTGATGCAGGATGACAACCGGGGCCTAGGCCAAGGGCTCAAGGACAACAAGAGAACCTGCAACCGTTTCCGCCTCCTGCTAGAGCGGCGAACCGTGGGCAGCGAG GTCCAAGATAGTCACTCTACCAGCTACCCATCCCTCCTCAGCCACCTGACCTCCATGTACCTGAACACCCCGGCGCTCGCTCTGCCTGTAGCCAGGACGCAGCTCCCAGGCCCTGGTCTGCGCTCATTTCATCCTCTGGCTTCCTCACTGCCCTGTGACTTCCACCTGCTCAACCTACGTACGCTCCAGGCTGAG GAGGACACCCTACCCTCGGCGGAGACCGCACTCATCTTACACCGCAAGGGTTTTGACTGCGGCCTGGAGGCCAAGAACTTGGGCTTCAACTGCACCACAAGCCAAGGCAAG GTAGCCCTGGGGAGCCTGTTCCATGGCCTGGATGTGGTATTCCTTCAGCCAACCTCCTTGACATTACTGTACCCTCTGGCCTCCCCGTCCAACAGCACTGATGTCTATTTGGAGCCCATGGAGATTGCTACCTTTCGCCTCCGCTTGGGTTAG